In the genome of Dermatophagoides farinae isolate YC_2012a chromosome 4, ASM2471394v1, whole genome shotgun sequence, the window GCATTGAATCTCaaccaatttcaatttatcaatgaCCACGGAAATCAAATCACGTTTGAATCATCGATACAAACACaggtatttttatttatatttttttctaatatttttaacttattgtaattgttgttgtttttttttctttttctttctcttttttttctaatatttACATGTTTTTTCCCCCTTTTTTTGTTAAGATATAGGGGTAAATAAagtttatttaaaaaaacaaacaggtatgtaattgaattgaaaatccaCGGTTACAACTAATccttttcaattatttagtATAATGCCATGTAGTCAAATCTCTCAATGCCGCTGATATGATTCGAATTGCCATATTAACATATTTTTGGGATTTGTAAACTCGGACATTGTGTTGAAAACATTTAGAACTTCGAGAACGGAACAATATATCTTTTCTATtggacaacaaaaattcataccATAAAATGTTGGATTTTGGATCAGCATAATACAATTTGTGCATTATCatgatattttgtttttaaaaataatttatacttcatttattattcatttaattttgcaataaaatttaaattcaatacaaataatgaaaaggAGGTCGAAAGGGTTAAAAAGGGGGAGAGTCAAAAATCAAAGTAGTGTACTATTCGATTTAGTAGTGTACTATTCGATTTGGTAGTGTACTATTCGATTTGGTAGTGTGCACTATTTTGGTAGTGTACTATCGATTTTGGTAGTGTACTATCGATTTTGGTAGTGTACTATCGATTTTGGTAGTGTACTATCGATTTTGGTAGTGTACTAGCTGATTTGGTAGTGTACTAGCTGATTTGGTAGTTTCGCCACTCCACTACGATTTAGTAGTGTACACACAaggctatttttttttgtgtgtcaTCACAAGACTTTTCTTCCTGGATGATGTGACGATTGCATACACATTGtgcatcaaaaaaaaatcgaatacgAACCAACAGCAGTATCGCCAACAACGACGCACTTTACCAATTCCTGGTGTGATTGTTCATAATCCATTCtcataaatgataatatctAATATTtcgtatatttttttctcccgcCAGTATAATTAAATGGTTATGCAACATCTGACCTTTTTTGTGGCTTCGtttgagatgatgatgataatgatgaaacaatgtCACGATGAAAGtgttatgatgaaaaaaaagatgaacaaattattatcgatgaacgatgatgatggtcggTCATAACCATAGAATGATTTGTCAAAATGTATATCATCACATGTACGCCAATGAAATTGCTAAATCGATAACTTTgtttattaataatcaatcgatactTGGTTGATagacacaaacaaaaacatagatcaacaacatcaacaaatccACGTTTAGTTGGATGATTATTACATAATAAAAACGATGTTTTGCACGATGCACGATGTATACATTACTTGTCAATCATTAAAAACACTGGACTATATTGAATGACAGTAAATCATTTAAACGAGTAtatggaatgaaaatttaaaaacgTAAAATCAACATACCATTGAATGagaacatttttattattatttagcaTATGAAACTATATGGCGTTTATTACgtcttgaatttttcatgcatgcttcatgtgtgtgtgtgtgtgtgctcaTTCATCATGGAATGTTTTGATTCATACACggcgtcaacaacaacatgacaGACATGGCAAGAATCGCCTGGCtaataacaaacaacaacaaacagacaaacaaagcGTTATCACCTATGGACGCCCATTGCTGCCAATTTTGTCATGGCTGTGTTGTGGTGTGGCCCTTGCATCCTTTTAtcttaaatgtttttttattcattcattcattcattattttctacATCCATATCGTTGGGTtcacgaatcatcatcatcatcattatcattatgtttGTTGACGTTTTACGacgtataataataaactatAGTTACGACAACATATAAGGAAAAAATGTATGTCCAATGAAACAATAACGACGCATATtctattcacacacacacacacacacacacacacaatcaatgTATATGGCGTGTTGATTGATGTAATATACATGTATATCATTCCTTTTGGCCATTTTCCAGCCGGCTGTTAGGATTGGGCGGTGCCGCACCCTACAactatttcttttttttttttggcaggCGCATTCAATGTTTCGATATCATATGTGAAATGGTGAATCaattgtgaaatgaaaaaaagtttcctAATCGGTTTTTCGTGGAAatttaaatatgaaaaagcGCGcgcaatttttattcaaattttttttttacaattttctaCCCCTAATAAACACAGATTATGATTACATTGGGTGTAATGAACTCTGATCATTATGGCTGTTGTTCGGTTGGCCATCATCTGTTTTTTATAAAGAGGTTCTGGCtaaaaacaatggaaaattaaaatcattttggatAAATTTTGGGCcacaattttattcatatggTAGCTAATATATACTAAGTATAATTTGATAAGtggaaaaattataaaaataaaaaaaatgtataaaatatttaaattataGTCATGAtacattatatattatattataataagaatattaacattttttcagaggaaaaaatatcaatttcactattttttttgcacctAAACCATTTGACAAAATGTTCATGACAAccatatcattatcatattgattattgaaatcGATATCGATGACAAGAATAACGGATACTTATCAATTGtgcctttttttctttattcataaCCTAATTCTAATCACATATATTTCGGGTAAAAAATAGCgtgtgaaaaagaaagaaggaaatgaaaaaacaaataatgcTTACAccgaattatcatcaaattattctATATTCCATgtttatgataatcattattattattgcgaATCAAAAATCTTTTCATACATATGGACAACATTTGGATAAGTTTATCGGTGAACAAACAATATGGGAATATCTACGCGATttatgtcaacaacaacaacaagaaagcGATAGTAATACGAATATTGTATTCTTtgtgatggaaaattttcaagtttttccACAAAAacttcataataatcattcaaatttcaattcatcatttgcatCATCGATGAACGATTggcgatcatcatcaagtttgATAAGTAATTTTTTCGATCTTCATCATTGTAGATATGAATTGTTtgacaataatcatgatacaaaaacaataatggcCGAGATGAAAATTCGAAATAAACATTCGAAATATAGTAAtgggttattattattcaatatgGTCACGTTGCTGGATCGATTAAATAggaattcatttgaaacgCTTTTGAAATCAATGGAGAAAATTTCTACCAATTGTATAAAttgttttccattgattggtattttttcacaatcaattcaaatagaTTTAACCACATGGTTTTCACAagatttattgaataaattaaatcgaaaattttgttgtacaTTAGTTAGCACTAGCACTAATTATGGCGACattcaacgacaacaagTAATCCATTTACGTCCATTGCTTGATGGTTGTCATCTATATGATGGTGTTTATTCACCACAAACTAAACTAGATTTTGATCGAATGAAAGCTCCATTTCATCAATGTAATTTaaacaaatcattgattaaaattgcCGTAAATAACGTAAATACATTCGAATAAATCGAAGGAAATCTACTATCTACTATTCTATGTCGCTTAAATTTCCACTGTAAACTGCAATTTTTACACTCTGCAAGTATAAAAAACTGTATTAACTTGGCATTTGATGCGGGGAAGCCGAGCTGGACATTCCTAATTATTTTCAGTACAAACATAACTATTTAGTATGAGCTACTcagtgtgtgttgtgtgtgtgtgtctgagcATGCggaaaaacttttgaatgcCGCTGAACAGTTCGCCCAGCTCAGAAGTAGAAGTCGCTTCCAAAGAAACGCATTCTGTGGTATGTAGCTTCGAcaaagctttttttcattgttctaGCTCAGCACACGTTGCTGCAGCTTTTGCATCCAATAGATGGTGCAGTAATTCAATAGAACATAGAAAGAGTTCgaatttttcgaattgattattgtgataATACATGTGTCACacgtgattttcattttgtgtgcctgtgtgagtgtgtatttgatgatgaaatcttgCCTGAAGACTGCATTTATTGGAATGATTTGttctgtgtttttgttttcatgatTTATTATCTACTCATCGCTTGGTAAGTTATTCCGGTTATTTAACCTGATTATACATAAAATACCTGAtagctttttttcatttaaaataaagaaaatggagCATTTACGATAATGCAGAAAGCCACAGCGGTCGACGATTCAATGTTGAGTGTCTTCATGCGATGAACCCACAAGGTTATCCTATAGGATCTATAGACACAAACTTGGATTAAACATTGGATCGATTATCATGTTCAGTCGCAATATTGAACCACAAAGTGGTTTGCTCAATGGCACGAGTCTATTCGATATATGGATGGCCAAAATTTTcatgacaacaaaattagCTAATCCAAAAGCCTATTCACAGGCCAGTCGATTTCGTAACCCGTCAAATGATATTGAATGGTCACAATTAAAATTGGTAGATTTTAGTACCATATTTTCTATTTGGATTTCCTGCATAACATTTTCGATCATAATTCTTGTCGTAGAGATCATCAACAGAGGCATAAAAAACAAGTGACATAGAATCCACAATAGTTGATAAAGagaatgaatgtaaaatcATTGGTGTGATGTGAAATGAAGGAATTTTTACGGAAACTATTCTATAATTTGTAGTCGGAATTTTTTCGAGGAATTGTTTTTAATGTTCGAATAAAATCGTGAGTGTTTActttaatcattcattcatttagcgcgattttgattatatccaaatatatattcatttgcTAATCATTCTTCTggaatttgattataaacTTAATGTTATCATAATGAAATCAACAGTTATCGGATTAAATCTTCGTACATTATCTAAAACGATTCGATTAATGGCCAAATATTCGGAAGAGATAAAAATCCTGGTCATAAATGATTGTCTTATATTACAATCGGTAAATTTCGACAGCACGTTATTCTGTCAGGTtacttttgaaaaaaattttttcacatcattccaaaatgatgatgattttgaatgtaAAGTTGATATCCGTTCCATTGGATTTGTATTCAGAGTTGTCTCTTTAGGTTTGTAAATTATTAATGTTGCAAGATTGAAATTTCATCACTGATTTTATTCCATAgataaaatgacaaatgtttgtaaaatcaaaatggataATTCAATGGATCATATCATTTTCCACATGGAATGTCCTAATCGTATTAGACGCAACTATCGGATACCGATCATGaagaataatgatcatcaacgtTGCCCGGTTCCTTTATCACAACAGCTATCAAATCCAACATTACGATGTAGTGCCTATactatgaatgaatcgattaaaCCTTTTCCATTATCTACTGATGAGATCATCATATGGACATTTCGTGATTATTTAGGTTTTAAAACATATTTTGAAACCAATTATGACGGGCCTATGACCGAATTTTGTGTTTCATCAACTTATTTTCGTATGATGGATTCAGTCTATAATTATACGAATGATATGTCCATTGcattaaatttaaaagaaCTTCGGTCGTTTTTAGATTTTGCAATGCATCGTAATCAAGTCATTTCGGCCTATTTACAATCCGATGGAAAACCGATTGAATTTATGTTTAAAAATTCTGATGGTTGCTCCGCTTCAATCATGATGGGCaccattgatttgaaaaacgACAGTCAACCAGCTATTCCACCCGCTTTTCGAATAACTCATCAAATAAcagatgattcatcatccgGTAGTGTTCTGCAAAATGTGAGCTTAGATTCACGTGCAATTTCTCATGaaattccaatgaatcattcatcaatgggAAAAGAATCAATTCACCATGATGTTTCAACTTTTATCGGTAATGTTACCAATTCATCACTCcctaatcaatcgattggtCAGCAACAATTATCGTTATTGGATCAACGTGAACAATCAATGGATACCGCCAGTGATCATCCTATAAGAGATGAATTTATCCCgcaaaatattgatcaaaatgatgatgataataacattgATATTTCTAAAGAAATTTATCAAGAGATAGAAAATTCTGATAATGAATTAACGTCATCACAatcacattttgtttttggtgatCAAAGTTTTGAACCATATGCTACTTTAGCACCATATTCCGAATATGAAGTAActgaatgatgacaattataattaaactattgtaattttgaaatttttttttttgttaaaatcaattttctcattcattttaataataatgaatcaaagatgtttgatggatttttttagattaaaataaatgttcatatatgattaatcaataacaattaatcgaataataatttgtcaatttaattaattcatcattccacatagaatacacacacaattttcaaaatacaaTTATAACACTGTTATATACGTGTTTGCGTGTTTGTGtgtctcaaaaaaaaaaaaaattaatgatctccattttaaaaatatcttcattcagaattcaaattcgaattttttttttaaatatatttacaattcattggaaaagaATGGTTTCCATTCGACATACATgtcattatataatatatatggtgtatgtgtgatataatatcattgaaaatgttaaaGCTTCATGTTCAGATGATGGCCGAAACAATGATGtgttataaatgaatgaaaaatttttgtttttgtttttttgtattgtataaatatataatgagATCttttatgtatgtgtgtatgtcaaaataataataataaaatgtgataaaatgaaatatacaacagatttttttcgtttttcattgtattttttttttaaagaaaaaagttaccatgatcaatatattaataagatgtttgtaaatgaaataataataatttttttcaaatatataaatcatgTTGTAGAATTGGTTTGAGCTGGAATTGCAGTGAGAGAATCAACAGGTATCTGAGTTTGTTGAAGaagataaagatgatgatgatgatgatgatgatgaggataatgacaaaataaaaaatgataataataaatattcaaaaatcgGAAACCGAtttgtataattttttttgttgttaaaattatcaaataaattattttcttgaaaatatTACATTTGGAATGTcaattatcatatatataattcaGTCATCTTCAACAAGATAAATAAGCAGCTGCATTTTATatgtttataaaaaaaagtcaataatttcgttgaaaaaaaattgcaggAAGTATGTTTGATACGTTGCCATCATCAggtatgatttgatttttttttcattaaaaaaatcacaaaaaattcaaatggatcccaaataataatagtaatcaCAACTTgacttcaattttttttccaaaagttaatattttttctatataagGCGATAAATGGCTCATTCTGGCAGTTGTAATTGGtgttgttgatcaacaaacacaacTAAACAAAAGTAGCGATTCCGGTTGGTGATTGAACATCATcacgttttttctttggaccTATGggattttttcgattatttatTCGATATTGTAATTAACATACACATTATGATTTTCATACCATATTCACCGATGAATGATCCATCTTCACCAAATTTCGAACTATCCGCTTCATAATCGGCCATTGAATCTTCATCGCTTTCAGGATTTAGACTactattcattgaatgacgGCTACCACCACGTggaaatgttgataatggttTATTGTATTCATTAAAACCGGCttcttcataatcatctttACCATGGGCAATCTCTTTTTCGTGTACAGAATATTTACCACCACGATTACGTTTAACAATACAAACAAGAACGACggcaacaataatcaatgcaATTGCACACATCATTGTTATAAACCAAGGTGCGAAATTGGAAATATGTCCAATTGGATCCATACCGTACATACCTGTAGCCATagaattgaaatcattatttgaaatcaataaatcaatcatatgATAGAAGATGCACTCACCATTTGGTATCACTTCTTTCAATTCACTTGGTGTTTCATATTTaccatcaacagcaacaattcTTACTTCATAAGTTTTATCCGGATCCAATCCACTAATGTAAACCACTGTTGAATCTTGATTTTCATCTCTTGGAGTgctgaaaaatgaattcgtTCCTATTGGTTcgagaacaacaaaaaaaaaaacaattttcaatcatttttttttatcaaaacaaataaatgtttCCAAAAACATTACCTTTTAATCGATATTGTACATAGAAATTATTGCCCGGTATTTTAGAGGAATTAGGATACCAAGTTATTTTAACATGATCAGTTCCATCATTAGCACGTACATGATCAATATCGAAAACCGGTCTATCCGGTTGTGCGGCTGCATCCTCTCCTTTTGTTTCCAATTCGATGAAGAATGGTTCGCCCATACCAACTTTGGTGGCAGCATGAATTGTAATACGATATTTCGTTCCGGGTAATAAATTACCAAGTTTAACACCTGTAatttttggatcatcaatCTGTGGAAATCTTTCCTGTTTTGGACCGAGTTCTGTGCCATCAACACTTTCATAGAATATACGATAACCggttatttttccattcggTTCATCCGGTGGTGACCAATACAAATATATAGCATTTGATCCCATTGAAATACCttcgaatgatgatacaGGACCGGGAACACCTTCGGGCGTATTGATAACAATCTCATTCGATGGATCACTCATATACATTGAATTATATACATAAATTCGTGCAATATTTCGTGAATTTGGTTTAAAAATCTGCACCAAACTTCTTGATACATTTGGCGGTATTTTGACTTCACGCATTAATTTGACATCTTCACCGACTGCatatgtttgaattttatagCCTTGAAAATGTCCACGTACAGAATCCGATGTGACAGGATCCCAGGCCAGTAATGCCGATTTATGATCACGTACTTCGATAACACGAAAATTTTCCGGTGATCGTAATGGTTTAGCTTCACTTGACCAACCAATCACTTCACCGGCTGCTGTATGTGCAGCACCACGACGGTTATGTGCTTCTACTTTGATACGATACGGTTTGAATATTGGTTGATTTTCGATTGTTAAATGATTCTGTTTCCAATCGGTTATTGTACGACTTTGCcatgaatcattttcaatatcatgTCGTTTCCATGATACTTTATAATAGAAACCTTCAGAATTATGATCGATTGGTGTCATTGGTGTCCAACGTATTACTAATGTTCCGGGTTGTTCACCTCGTCCAATAACATTATCCGGATTTTTATATGGAACATCTTCTTTGGTTGAACAAAATCCATATGGTATACTTGGTTCACTTGGaccgattttatttttagcaATCACTCTGAATGTAAAATTTGCCCATGGACTCATGGCTACCTTGAATTTTGTATCCGGTGCTGGTACATTTGTAAATGCATTAAGCCAATTATCCGGATGAAATGATGTATTATATTGGATATCATATGAAAGGACTGGAGCTCGATTATCACCTGTAGGTATCCATTCCACCATAGCGGTTAGGTCATCACATTCGACGCTAATAATTTTTGGTGAATTAGGCACATCTTGTACAGTTAATGTAGCGGAAGCATTCACAGAATCAAGCTCGGTACTTGCAATACAAGTATAAACACCGGAATCTAATTCTTTTGTTGTCGTAATAGTCAATGAATTATCTGTTGACTGAACGATTCTTGGATCATGTGCAGTATCGATTGGACGTTCATTGAATGCCCATGATATTTTCAGGTCTAAACTTGGATCAGCCTCAGCACTACAACGAAATACGGCTGTTTTTTTCGCAGCTACTTCATAATTTTCAGGTgcatgaataatttttgttttgccttTAACTTTCAATTCACCCGATGCAAATCTGGTGccaaatttatttgttgcAATACATTTATATTTTCCTTGATCGGTTACACGTACATCATGTATTCGAAGATCACCATTATCCAGTACTTCATAATTGGCACCATTCAATGATGTATCATCTTTTTCCCATTTTACTTCAGGTTTTGGAGCACCAAATACACGACATTTAAGTATAACATTTGATGTAACAACAGCACGTGTTTCTTTTTCCGGTGGATCGACAATTTCCGGTGGTAATTTCAATACATTCAGATAGAAATCTCTGAATGCATAACCATTAACATTGGATGCATTACATTGATAAACGGCAGTGTCAAGTATTTCTTGTACATTAGTTATGGTCAATTCATTACCATTCACACGTACACGATCATTTGGCACTAATTGTTCACCATTTTTAAACCATTGTAATTTTGGTTCCGGTACACCGGCAGCAACACAACGGAATGTAACCGTTTCCGTATCGGCAGCATTCGTATTATTTGGTGCTTCTATCCAATATGGAATCGATTTGACAACAACTTCCATAGCATGTGTTTGTATGGAACCAACACCATTGGATGCTGTACATTCATAGATAccttcatcattgaattctaCTTTTGGAAATGTTAATGTTTTGCCATAATTTGTTTTCGTAACACCTTCTCGAATACGGCCATTTCGTTTGTACCAAGTTACCTCCGGTATCGGTGTACCACCAAATACACAATATAAATCTAGCCGTTTTCCTTTCAATGCCGGTACATTTGGTGGTGATACATATTGACGGGTTGGTGGATAACTTGTTTGACCTGTTGTACCGGATGGTTCAACCACTAATCGTGTACGACGACCAATACGATATGTTGTtttaaatgttgatgttgcaCTACAAGCATAAACAGCATCGGTCAATGTATCTTTCTGTgttacatttgaaaaatgtagATTTCCTTCTGGATCAACAGAAAGACGTGATGAATTAATACCGTTGATTAATGCACCGGAATCGGATTGTATAATCCAAAATACTTGTGGTTTTGGATAACCGGTAGGTGGATGGCATGGTATTGTATATGGTTCACCTTCTGTTGCATGTACAACAGATATTTCATtacttgaaaatgaattcaattcagcTTTTTTTAGATAAACAGCATTTGACACTGAACGGCCATGTTTATTTTCGGCAAAACATTGATAAAGACCTTCATCTATCGCTTGTGGTTTTGTAAATACCAATGAACCACGTCTTGGTTGTTGCGTAATGCGTTTATCATATGCAACATAACTGAATTCaataccattttttttccatgaatATGTTGGTTCAGGATTTCCTTTAGCTTCACATTCCAATACGAATGGTCGTTCAGCTTGTTCAGCATCTGAACCTTGAAATacttcaaataatttttcatgcGGTGGTTGTTTAATCATTGTTGGTGGTGATTGTAGAGCATCCACTTTGACTATTAATATCGTTGCTGgccaaatcattattatgatggccattaagttcttcatcatcatgatgtctgattttcttcttctttttcttcctctttggttatttatatttttatcatcgttattattattgttatcatcgTTTTCCATTGTGAATGGATTATTTGATCtgtaatgaaacaaaaaacaacggTTAGATTTTATCTGTCAAttcataaatttatttttaaacaataaatttttatgatattttcaacggaaaaaaactaattcCGAAAAATGtgtaaatgtgaaaaatgaaGATCATAAAAcctgtgaatgaatttccatgaaaattttcataaaaacaACTGTTAAAGTTTATgaccacatcatcattctcatcatcgaAAGACTTGTCTGAATCATATACAAAACAAAGTAATAAACAGTatgagaagaaaaatctcaaaaaaactggatcaataatatttatgatgatgaaaaggcAAGAAAAACGACTGATCCATTCTGAAGGGAAAAATGTGTGCAAATATGTATGGCCATAAAGAATGGTTCGGTTGGAACCAAACATCCATgtacatttatatttatggtaaaaaaatatcctcgtgatgatgatgatgatgataatgacggtCCTTTCCAGCGAAAGAAATTATAAACAACATTTACAAGGTAACATTAAAAATAgcaaaagaaattgaagatCACCAACCACAACCATAGACCAACAacataatttgttgttgttcatgaatgataataataatttctttcacagaaaaaaaattcaaaattttcaaacgaaaaaaaaaattgttaagaTATCAATTCATATAGAGAGACAAACACATATTTTGTATATGAAATCacatcaatgattatcattcaatataattCAAATAGCCATTGACAATGATAAACACACTgtaaatgagagaaaaacaaaatgattctcaataacaacgacaacaaataaGACAAAGATCAAGACTTGTTATATTTACCTGACATAAACACAACGC includes:
- the Nrg gene encoding neuroglian isoform X4; translation: MENDDNNNNNDDKNINNQRGRKRRRKSDIMMMKNLMAIIIMIWPATILIVKVDALQSPPTMIKQPPHEKLFEVFQGSDAEQAERPFVLECEAKGNPEPTYSWKKNGIEFSYVAYDKRITQQPRRGSLVFTKPQAIDEGLYQCFAENKHGRSVSNAVYLKKAELNSFSSNEISVVHATEGEPYTIPCHPPTGYPKPQVFWIIQSDSGALINGINSSRLSVDPEGNLHFSNVTQKDTLTDAVYACSATSTFKTTYRIGRRTRLVVEPSGTTGQTSYPPTRQYVSPPNVPALKGKRLDLYCVFGGTPIPEVTWYKRNGRIREGVTKTNYGKTLTFPKVEFNDEGIYECTASNGVGSIQTHAMEVVVKSIPYWIEAPNNTNAADTETVTFRCVAAGVPEPKLQWFKNGEQLVPNDRVRVNGNELTITNVQEILDTAVYQCNASNVNGYAFRDFYLNVLKLPPEIVDPPEKETRAVVTSNVILKCRVFGAPKPEVKWEKDDTSLNGANYEVLDNGDLRIHDVRVTDQGKYKCIATNKFGTRFASGELKVKGKTKIIHAPENYEVAAKKTAVFRCSAEADPSLDLKISWAFNERPIDTAHDPRIVQSTDNSLTITTTKELDSGVYTCIASTELDSVNASATLTVQDVPNSPKIISVECDDLTAMVEWIPTGDNRAPVLSYDIQYNTSFHPDNWLNAFTNVPAPDTKFKVAMSPWANFTFRVIAKNKIGPSEPSIPYGFCSTKEDVPYKNPDNVIGRGEQPGTLVIRWTPMTPIDHNSEGFYYKVSWKRHDIENDSWQSRTITDWKQNHLTIENQPIFKPYRIKVEAHNRRGAAHTAAGEVIGWSSEAKPLRSPENFRVIEVRDHKSALLAWDPVTSDSVRGHFQGYKIQTYAVGEDVKLMREVKIPPNVSRSLVQIFKPNSRNIARIYVYNSMYMSDPSNEIVINTPEGVPGPVSSFEGISMGSNAIYLYWSPPDEPNGKITGYRIFYESVDGTELGPKQERFPQIDDPKITGVKLGNLLPGTKYRITIHAATKVGMGEPFFIELETKGEDAAAQPDRPVFDIDHVRANDGTDHVKITWYPNSSKIPGNNFYVQYRLKGTNSFFSTPRDENQDSTVVYISGLDPDKTYEVRIVAVDGKYETPSELKEVIPNGMYGMDPIGHISNFAPWFITMMCAIALIIVAVVLVCIVKRNRGGKYSVHEKEIAHGKDDYEEAGFNEYNKPLSTFPRGGSRHSMNSSLNPESDEDSMADYEADSSKFGEDGSFIGEYGPKKKRDDVQSPTGIATFV
- the Nrg gene encoding neuroglian isoform X2, translating into MENDDNNNNNDDKNINNQRGRKRRRKSDIMMMKNLMAIIIMIWPATILIVKVDALQSPPTMIKQPPHEKLFEVFQGSDAEQAERPFVLECEAKGNPEPTYSWKKNGIEFSYVAYDKRITQQPRRGSLVFTKPQAIDEGLYQCFAENKHGRSVSNAVYLKKAELNSFSSNEISVVHATEGEPYTIPCHPPTGYPKPQVFWIIQSDSGALINGINSSRLSVDPEGNLHFSNVTQKDTLTDAVYACSATSTFKTTYRIGRRTRLVVEPSGTTGQTSYPPTRQYVSPPNVPALKGKRLDLYCVFGGTPIPEVTWYKRNGRIREGVTKTNYGKTLTFPKVEFNDEGIYECTASNGVGSIQTHAMEVVVKSIPYWIEAPNNTNAADTETVTFRCVAAGVPEPKLQWFKNGEQLVPNDRVRVNGNELTITNVQEILDTAVYQCNASNVNGYAFRDFYLNVLKLPPEIVDPPEKETRAVVTSNVILKCRVFGAPKPEVKWEKDDTSLNGANYEVLDNGDLRIHDVRVTDQGKYKCIATNKFGTRFASGELKVKGKTKIIHAPENYEVAAKKTAVFRCSAEADPSLDLKISWAFNERPIDTAHDPRIVQSTDNSLTITTTKELDSGVYTCIASTELDSVNASATLTVQDVPNSPKIISVECDDLTAMVEWIPTGDNRAPVLSYDIQYNTSFHPDNWLNAFTNVPAPDTKFKVAMSPWANFTFRVIAKNKIGPSEPSIPYGFCSTKEDVPYKNPDNVIGRGEQPGTLVIRWTPMTPIDHNSEGFYYKVSWKRHDIENDSWQSRTITDWKQNHLTIENQPIFKPYRIKVEAHNRRGAAHTAAGEVIGWSSEAKPLRSPENFRVIEVRDHKSALLAWDPVTSDSVRGHFQGYKIQTYAVGEDVKLMREVKIPPNVSRSLVQIFKPNSRNIARIYVYNSMYMSDPSNEIVINTPEGVPGPVSSFEGISMGSNAIYLYWSPPDEPNGKITGYRIFYESVDGTELGPKQERFPQIDDPKITGVKLGNLLPGTKYRITIHAATKVGMGEPFFIELETKGEDAAAQPDRPVFDIDHVRANDGTDHVKITWYPNSSKIPGNNFYVQYRLKGTNSFFSTPRDENQDSTVVYISGLDPDKTYEVRIVAVDGKYETPSELKEVIPNGECIFYHMIDLLISNNDFNSMATGMYGMDPIGHISNFAPWFITMMCAIALIIVAVVLVCIVKRNRGGKYSVHEKEIAHGKDDYEEAGFNEYNKPLSTFPRGGSRHSMNSSLNPESDEDSMADYEADSSKFGEDGSFIGEYGPKKKRDDVQSPTGIATFV